A stretch of Xanthocytophaga agilis DNA encodes these proteins:
- a CDS encoding DMT family protein — translation MKSIITIALLILSNAFMTLAWYGHLKFFDKTQTTPSKFALIVLSSWGLAFFEYCFQVPANRIGYEQNGGPFSLLQLKVIQEVISLTVFMVFAMTVFKNTKFSYNHLIGLGLLVLSVYFIFRKG, via the coding sequence ATGAAAAGTATAATCACGATAGCTTTGCTCATTCTGTCCAATGCCTTTATGACACTGGCCTGGTATGGACACCTTAAATTCTTTGACAAAACCCAGACAACTCCATCCAAATTTGCACTCATTGTGCTATCCAGTTGGGGACTCGCCTTTTTTGAGTATTGTTTTCAGGTGCCTGCCAACCGGATAGGATACGAACAAAATGGAGGCCCCTTCTCTTTATTGCAGTTAAAAGTAATTCAGGAAGTGATTTCGCTTACTGTTTTTATGGTTTTTGCCATGACTGTATTTAAAAACACAAAGTTCTCTTATAACCATCTGATAGGGCTTGGCCTGTTGGTTCTATCTGTATATTTCATTTTCAGAAAGGGTTAG
- a CDS encoding MFS transporter: MVDEKHIKSSSQKGLDYLNFFLADVRAGIGPYLSIYLLSIHHWSLKDIGIVSSVGSLAGVLAQTPAGALVDRLASKHSIIVIASLMIGGSVVWMLLDPIPAYVVISQLIIGIAAAFLAPAVASLTLGIFGYAALEKRMGRNETFNHAGNVVAACLSGFLGYFFHIKAVFVLIVFMCVASICSLKLIDKTQVDSQLARGYVTNSMMNSSTVNSSGLADKNNLPVLLQNKQLVIFTLCCLIYHFSNAAMLPLAGQYIVIANKVDASVYMSACIVIAQLVMVPVAFWCGKEAKKGRKPLLFLCFLILPFRGFLYLLSSNPFYIVSIQVLDGVSAGIFGVVSILILSDLTKGTGHFNLVNGLVATAIGLGASMSNLTGNWLAESYSFPVAFLCLASIALLPVLLSIFFFKESYSEDNLFSIQSIV; encoded by the coding sequence ATGGTAGACGAAAAGCACATAAAGTCCAGTTCACAAAAAGGGCTTGACTATCTGAATTTCTTTCTGGCTGATGTACGGGCAGGTATAGGTCCATACCTGAGTATTTATCTGCTATCCATACATCACTGGAGCTTAAAAGATATTGGTATTGTCAGTTCCGTGGGTTCACTTGCAGGTGTACTGGCTCAGACCCCGGCCGGAGCGCTGGTAGACAGACTGGCTAGTAAACACTCCATTATTGTGATTGCCAGCCTGATGATTGGAGGCTCCGTTGTATGGATGCTCCTTGACCCTATCCCTGCATATGTAGTAATCTCACAACTGATTATAGGAATAGCGGCAGCGTTTCTCGCACCAGCTGTTGCATCGCTAACCTTGGGAATTTTTGGATACGCTGCACTGGAAAAGCGCATGGGTAGAAACGAAACATTCAATCATGCAGGCAATGTTGTGGCCGCATGCTTATCCGGATTTCTTGGATATTTCTTTCATATCAAGGCAGTATTTGTCTTAATCGTTTTTATGTGTGTGGCCAGTATCTGCTCACTAAAGCTGATTGATAAAACACAAGTTGACAGCCAATTGGCACGAGGATACGTGACTAATTCAATGATGAATAGCTCAACGGTGAATAGTTCAGGACTGGCAGATAAAAATAATCTGCCAGTCCTTCTTCAAAACAAACAGCTAGTAATTTTTACTCTGTGCTGTCTGATTTACCATTTTTCCAATGCGGCTATGTTACCTCTGGCAGGTCAATATATTGTGATTGCAAATAAAGTAGATGCTTCTGTTTATATGTCTGCCTGTATTGTTATTGCCCAGCTGGTAATGGTCCCTGTTGCTTTCTGGTGTGGCAAAGAGGCTAAAAAGGGTAGAAAACCGTTACTCTTTCTCTGCTTTTTGATTTTACCTTTCAGAGGCTTTTTATATCTACTAAGCAGCAATCCCTTCTATATAGTTTCTATTCAGGTACTGGACGGAGTATCTGCCGGGATCTTTGGGGTAGTATCTATACTCATCTTGTCCGATCTGACAAAAGGGACAGGTCATTTTAATCTGGTTAACGGACTCGTCGCTACAGCTATCGGACTTGGCGCATCGATGAGTAACCTGACAGGTAACTGGCTGGCAGAATCATACTCGTTTCCTGTAGCCTTTCTATGTCTGGCAAGTATTGCCTTACTCCCTGTTCTTTTATCGATTTTCTTTTTCAAAGAAAGTTATTCTGAAGATAACCTTTTCTCTATTCAGTCAATAGTATGA